The Hyphomicrobiales bacterium genome has a window encoding:
- a CDS encoding hypothetical protein (Evidence 5 : Unknown function), producing MRGAGFKAVFVIFGRTIFHFGDVAGKISIPAPLSTPSAGTVRI from the coding sequence TTGCGCGGCGCAGGTTTCAAGGCTGTTTTCGTGATCTTCGGCAGAACGATCTTTCATTTCGGCGATGTCGCGGGGAAGATTTCCATTCCCGCCCCGCTTTCGACGCCCTCCGCCGGCACGGTGCGGATTTAG
- the fdxA gene encoding Ferredoxin-1, with the protein MTYVVTENCIKCKYMDCVEVCPVDCFYEGENMLVIHPDECIDCGVCEPECPAEAIKPDTEPGLESWLQLNGKYAASWPNITQKKDPPADAKAFDGVPDKLAMLSPEPGEGD; encoded by the coding sequence ATGACCTATGTGGTCACCGAGAACTGCATCAAGTGCAAGTACATGGATTGCGTCGAGGTGTGCCCGGTCGACTGCTTCTATGAAGGCGAGAACATGCTCGTCATCCATCCCGACGAGTGCATCGACTGCGGCGTCTGCGAGCCGGAGTGCCCGGCCGAGGCGATCAAGCCCGATACCGAGCCGGGTCTCGAAAGCTGGCTCCAGCTCAATGGGAAGTATGCGGCGAGCTGGCCCAACATCACCCAGAAGAAGGACCCGCCAGCGGACGCGAAGGCGTTCGACGGCGTGCCGGACAAGCTCGCAATGCTCTCGCCGGAGCCGGGCGAAGGCGACTGA
- a CDS encoding hypothetical protein (Evidence 5 : Unknown function) — MRRLKGTASRSLSRLLHFALNEDDNRRPAGWPAIPVVLILGGTPFVGLSQGHAEPIRLGLACSTKNTPNQR, encoded by the coding sequence ATGCGACGCTTGAAAGGCACCGCTTCACGCTCCCTCAGTCGACTGCTTCATTTCGCCCTGAACGAGGACGACAATCGAAGACCGGCTGGGTGGCCGGCCATTCCTGTCGTTCTGATCTTAGGGGGCACCCCGTTTGTGGGACTCTCGCAGGGGCATGCGGAACCAATTCGACTGGGTCTAGCTTGTAGCACAAAAAACACGCCGAATCAAAGGTAA
- a CDS encoding CarD family transcriptional regulator, translating to MSTAKKAVVRQGFKTGEYVVYPSHGVGQITAIEEQEVAGFKLELFVVSFSKDKMTLRVPTAKAASVGLRKLADAESVAKALTTLTGRARIKRTMWSRRAQEYEAKINSGDLVAIAEVVRDLYRSEAQPEQSYSERQLYEAALDRMTREIAVVDDVTETEALKKIEGQLAKSPRRAGKAEAADADADLENDNEDMQEEAA from the coding sequence ATGTCCACTGCGAAGAAAGCTGTTGTGCGCCAGGGTTTCAAGACGGGCGAGTATGTCGTCTACCCGTCGCATGGCGTCGGCCAGATCACGGCGATCGAGGAACAGGAAGTCGCAGGTTTCAAACTCGAACTCTTCGTGGTCAGCTTCTCCAAGGACAAGATGACGTTGCGCGTTCCCACCGCGAAGGCCGCCAGCGTCGGTTTGCGCAAGCTCGCGGACGCCGAATCCGTCGCCAAGGCCCTGACCACGCTCACCGGCCGCGCCCGTATCAAGCGCACCATGTGGTCGCGTCGTGCGCAGGAATACGAAGCGAAGATCAATTCGGGCGATCTCGTCGCCATCGCCGAGGTCGTGCGCGATCTCTATCGCTCCGAGGCCCAGCCCGAGCAGTCCTATTCCGAGCGGCAGCTCTATGAAGCGGCGCTCGACCGCATGACCCGCGAGATCGCGGTGGTCGACGACGTCACCGAGACCGAGGCTCTCAAGAAGATCGAGGGCCAGCTCGCCAAGTCGCCGCGCCGCGCCGGCAAGGCCGAGGCGGCGGATGCCGACGCGGATCTCGAGAACGACAACGAAGATATGCAGGAAGAGGCGGCCTGA
- a CDS encoding Carboxymethylenebutenolidase, which translates to MALDRRIVELYDEYTHKPLDRRIFMNRLLGIAGSAAAAEAALALLEPNYAQAQQVAADDARLTTSRLDITVGGVALRGYLATPKAEAKRGGVLVIHENRGLNPHIEDVTRRMALEGFTALGLDFLTPLGGTPSDPDAARALFPQLSPDAVVAQGRAALKYLASRPDATGKVGAVGFCWGGGVVNDLAVSAPELAAGVVFYGRSPDLAKVPQIKARLLIQQASRDARLVQMLPDYEKALQAAGVQHEAIVYPDVDHAFMNDTSAERYNAAAAKQAWARTVAFLKAGTGTA; encoded by the coding sequence ATGGCGCTCGATCGCAGGATCGTCGAACTCTACGACGAATACACGCACAAGCCGCTCGACCGACGCATCTTCATGAATCGGCTCCTGGGCATCGCCGGCTCCGCTGCGGCAGCTGAAGCGGCGCTCGCCCTGCTGGAGCCGAATTATGCGCAGGCCCAGCAGGTCGCGGCCGACGATGCGCGACTCACCACCTCGCGTCTGGACATCACGGTCGGCGGCGTCGCGCTCAGGGGCTACCTCGCCACGCCGAAGGCCGAGGCGAAGCGCGGCGGCGTGCTCGTCATCCATGAGAATCGCGGCCTGAACCCGCATATCGAGGACGTCACCCGCCGCATGGCGCTGGAGGGCTTCACGGCGCTCGGGCTCGATTTCCTGACCCCGCTCGGCGGCACGCCGAGTGATCCCGACGCCGCCCGCGCGCTGTTCCCGCAACTCTCGCCCGACGCCGTCGTTGCACAAGGGCGCGCCGCGCTGAAATATCTCGCCTCCCGCCCGGATGCAACCGGCAAGGTCGGCGCGGTCGGCTTCTGCTGGGGTGGTGGCGTGGTCAACGACCTTGCCGTCTCGGCGCCGGAGCTCGCGGCCGGCGTCGTGTTCTATGGCCGCTCGCCTGATCTCGCCAAGGTGCCACAGATCAAGGCCCGCCTGCTCATCCAGCAGGCCTCGCGCGATGCGCGCCTCGTCCAGATGCTGCCCGACTACGAGAAGGCGTTGCAGGCCGCCGGCGTCCAGCACGAGGCCATCGTCTACCCGGATGTCGACCACGCCTTCATGAACGACACCAGCGCCGAGCGCTACAACGCCGCTGCGGCGAAGCAGGCCTGGGCGCGGACGGTCGCCTTCCTCAAGGCCGGCACCGGGACGGCTTAA
- a CDS encoding M48 family metalloprotease: MLELWRKSLSRQSRRLAAIALPGLLLVGCLGDQSALVPASTNSGDEIAPRINTVQRASDQEHQRLLAAFGGEYRAPKARAVLDEVVQRLAKAGEGQIGHYEITILNSPVVNAFALPNGRLYVTRGLLVLANDTSEIASVLAHEIAHVTAQHAVERAEKEAESALVSQVVSQVLKDPSQGAAVRAGSKLSLARFSRQQELTADQISVRNIARAGYDPYGAGRFLATLGRNTAFRNSGQNQSADDKRLDILSSHPQTPERIAAVTNAARQIGAPGIGERDANRWLNAVEGLAYGDDPRDGVVRGRRYLNSALRIGFTAPEGFSLEAAQDMVIGVSASGSQALRFDSVTLKGGQTLESYVAAGWIEGVETTGIQKIEIAGHPAVIAHGKGTDWMFRLAAVQVGDRVYRFILAARGANDPERAMRAIADSFRVLSPAEAQAVRPMVVRLVAAEAGDSITSMAERMPEQDRPGELFQLLNGLDRNAALTPGQRYKVVAE; the protein is encoded by the coding sequence ATGCTGGAGCTCTGGCGGAAATCGCTTTCGCGGCAATCGAGACGGCTGGCAGCCATTGCGCTGCCGGGGCTGCTGCTCGTCGGCTGCCTCGGCGACCAGAGCGCGCTCGTGCCGGCGAGCACGAATTCCGGCGACGAGATCGCGCCGCGCATCAATACGGTCCAGCGCGCTTCGGACCAGGAGCATCAGCGCCTGCTTGCGGCCTTCGGCGGCGAGTACCGCGCGCCCAAGGCCCGCGCCGTACTGGACGAGGTCGTCCAGCGTCTGGCCAAGGCCGGCGAGGGCCAGATCGGCCATTACGAGATCACCATCCTGAACTCGCCGGTGGTCAACGCCTTCGCCCTGCCCAACGGCCGGCTCTACGTCACGCGCGGCCTGCTGGTTCTCGCCAACGACACCTCCGAGATCGCCTCCGTCCTGGCCCATGAGATCGCCCACGTCACCGCGCAGCACGCCGTCGAGCGCGCCGAGAAGGAGGCGGAATCGGCACTGGTGAGTCAGGTCGTCTCGCAAGTCCTCAAGGACCCGTCCCAGGGCGCGGCCGTGCGCGCCGGCTCGAAGCTCTCGCTTGCCCGCTTCTCGCGTCAGCAGGAGCTCACCGCCGACCAGATCAGCGTGCGCAACATCGCCCGCGCCGGCTACGATCCCTATGGCGCCGGCCGCTTCCTGGCGACGCTCGGCCGCAATACCGCCTTCCGCAACAGCGGCCAGAACCAGAGCGCCGACGACAAGCGGCTCGACATTCTCTCCAGCCACCCGCAGACGCCCGAGCGTATCGCCGCCGTGACCAATGCCGCCCGGCAGATCGGCGCCCCCGGCATCGGCGAGCGCGATGCCAATCGCTGGCTCAACGCCGTCGAGGGGCTGGCCTATGGCGACGATCCGCGCGACGGCGTGGTGCGCGGCCGGCGCTACCTCAACAGCGCATTGCGCATCGGCTTCACCGCGCCCGAAGGCTTCAGCCTGGAGGCCGCGCAGGACATGGTGATCGGCGTCAGCGCGAGCGGCTCCCAAGCGCTCCGCTTCGACTCGGTCACGCTGAAGGGCGGCCAGACGCTGGAATCCTATGTCGCCGCTGGCTGGATCGAAGGCGTCGAGACCACCGGCATCCAGAAGATCGAGATCGCCGGGCACCCCGCCGTCATCGCCCATGGCAAGGGCACCGACTGGATGTTCCGCCTTGCGGCCGTGCAGGTCGGCGACCGCGTCTATCGCTTCATCCTGGCGGCACGCGGCGCCAACGATCCCGAGCGGGCGATGCGCGCCATCGCCGACAGCTTCCGCGTCCTGTCCCCAGCCGAGGCGCAGGCCGTCCGGCCGATGGTCGTCCGGCTGGTCGCCGCCGAGGCGGGCGACAGCATCACCAGCATGGCCGAACGCATGCCGGAGCAGGACCGCCCCGGAGAGCTCTTCCAGCTGCTGAACGGGCTCGACCGCAACGCCGCGCTGACACCGGGCCAGCGCTACAAGGTCGTCGCCGAATAG
- a CDS encoding hypothetical protein (Evidence 5 : Unknown function) — MGLAPRQDGEQAERFRAGIARFLDRSLDLAVLGEPDRWGRWPSRLFVPADAPGKDRQELALILQREGAALPLPERNASPCVGAVSVQAALRTDPSPSRPVAIDGHDLAAVRAQEGRYVMLEGRIASVGERSQRTYLNLSRRPGEAASIVVSRALWRELKGAGWTTGSLGGKRVRAYGVLSGRDGLLLEATTRTALELID, encoded by the coding sequence ATGGGATTGGCGCCGCGCCAGGACGGCGAGCAGGCCGAGCGGTTCCGCGCCGGAATCGCCCGCTTTCTCGACCGCTCGCTCGATCTGGCGGTCCTCGGCGAGCCGGATCGCTGGGGGCGCTGGCCCTCCAGGCTGTTCGTTCCGGCCGATGCTCCAGGGAAGGACCGGCAGGAGCTGGCGCTCATCCTCCAGCGCGAGGGCGCGGCCCTGCCCCTGCCCGAGCGGAACGCCTCGCCCTGTGTCGGCGCTGTTTCCGTTCAGGCGGCGTTAAGAACGGACCCCTCACCTTCCCGCCCGGTGGCCATCGATGGCCATGATCTCGCCGCCGTAAGGGCGCAGGAAGGACGATACGTCATGCTGGAAGGCCGGATCGCCTCCGTCGGCGAACGCTCCCAGCGGACCTATCTGAACCTGTCGCGCCGCCCCGGGGAAGCCGCTTCGATCGTCGTCTCGCGGGCTTTATGGCGCGAATTGAAGGGCGCCGGCTGGACCACGGGCAGCCTCGGCGGTAAACGCGTGCGCGCCTATGGCGTCCTGTCCGGACGCGACGGCCTCTTGCTGGAGGCGACGACGCGCACGGCGCTGGAACTGATCGACTGA
- a CDS encoding TRAP transporter, DctM subunit, translating into MIDAIRSNLGPMMFGGLILFLLIGYPAAFSLAAVGLFFSFIAIEMGVITPNYMGNLTFQLYGIISNDLLLSIPFFTLMGAILERCGLAEDLLDSIGQLFGSVRGGLSYAVIFVGAILGAITGTVAASVIAMGVISLPVMMRYGYNMRHATGVIAASGTITQLIPPSLVLVVLADVMGKSVGDMYAGAIGPSIVQVVLFCIWVMILSIIKPGDVPALPPEARTLKGWALVVKCIRGIVPSAALIFLVLGTIFMGLATPTEAGAMGAVGAIGLAAMYRTLTWKLTYQAMSSTMRITAMVTMILIGSRVFSLVFQGVGGGLWIEHMLTGLPGGQVGFLTFTMIFVFFIAFFLDFFEIAFIIIPMLAPAAAKLDINLIWFALLICANIQTSFMHPPFGFALFYLRGIAPPTVKSRDIYLGSIPWIVLQLILVALMIAFPQMVTYWLEKPVTLDPQALEKQLGTMPTFGTIELQGLTPPKP; encoded by the coding sequence ATGATCGACGCGATCCGCTCCAATCTCGGCCCGATGATGTTCGGCGGGCTGATCCTCTTCCTGCTGATCGGCTATCCCGCCGCGTTCTCGCTCGCGGCCGTCGGGCTGTTCTTCAGCTTCATCGCCATCGAGATGGGGGTGATCACGCCCAACTACATGGGCAATCTGACCTTCCAGCTCTACGGGATCATCTCGAACGATCTCTTGCTGTCGATCCCGTTCTTCACCCTCATGGGCGCAATCCTGGAGCGCTGCGGCCTGGCGGAAGACCTGCTCGATTCGATCGGCCAGCTCTTCGGCAGCGTGCGCGGCGGCCTGTCCTATGCCGTGATCTTCGTTGGCGCGATCCTCGGCGCCATCACCGGCACGGTCGCGGCCTCGGTCATCGCCATGGGCGTGATCTCGCTGCCGGTGATGATGCGCTACGGCTACAACATGCGCCATGCCACCGGCGTCATCGCCGCCTCCGGCACGATCACGCAGCTCATCCCGCCCTCGCTGGTTCTGGTCGTGCTCGCCGACGTCATGGGCAAGTCGGTCGGCGACATGTATGCCGGCGCGATCGGGCCGAGCATCGTGCAGGTCGTGCTGTTCTGCATCTGGGTGATGATCCTCTCGATCATCAAGCCGGGAGACGTTCCGGCGCTGCCGCCGGAGGCCCGCACGCTGAAGGGCTGGGCGCTCGTCGTGAAATGCATCCGCGGCATTGTGCCCTCGGCCGCGCTGATCTTCCTCGTGCTCGGCACGATCTTCATGGGTCTGGCGACCCCGACCGAGGCCGGCGCCATGGGCGCGGTCGGCGCGATCGGACTTGCAGCGATGTATCGCACGCTGACCTGGAAGCTGACCTATCAGGCGATGTCCTCGACCATGCGCATCACCGCCATGGTGACGATGATCCTGATCGGCTCGCGCGTGTTCAGCCTCGTCTTCCAGGGCGTCGGCGGCGGGCTGTGGATCGAGCACATGCTGACCGGGCTACCGGGCGGTCAGGTCGGTTTCCTGACCTTCACGATGATCTTCGTCTTCTTCATCGCCTTCTTCCTCGACTTCTTCGAGATCGCCTTCATCATCATCCCGATGCTGGCGCCGGCGGCGGCCAAGCTCGACATCAACCTGATCTGGTTCGCGCTCCTGATCTGCGCCAACATCCAGACCTCGTTCATGCATCCGCCCTTCGGCTTCGCGCTGTTCTATCTGCGCGGCATCGCGCCGCCGACGGTGAAGAGCCGCGACATCTATCTCGGCTCGATCCCGTGGATCGTGCTGCAGCTCATCCTGGTCGCGCTGATGATCGCCTTCCCGCAGATGGTGACCTACTGGCTGGAAAAGCCGGTGACGCTCGATCCGCAAGCGCTGGAGAAACAGCTCGGCACCATGCCGACCTTCGGAACGATCGAGCTGCAGGGGCTGACGCCGCCCAAACCGTGA
- a CDS encoding TRAP-type mannitol/chloroaromatic compound transport system, small permease component, which produces MFKLWLALATVGCMAATVAIAWVFCRELMPVSRAIDRVGGVLGVVASWLVLLACVVSAGNATIRYLFSYSSNAWLELQWYMFAGMVLLGSAYTLKVNEHVRVDLFYGMVSDRTRHWIDLLGGAVFLLPMCIVMIWFTWPWFVQSWTLNEASNNAGGLIRWPVILLLPVGFALILAQGLSEMIKRAAALRGFHQHEYAYEKPLQ; this is translated from the coding sequence ATGTTCAAACTTTGGTTGGCGCTGGCCACGGTCGGCTGCATGGCTGCGACCGTCGCGATCGCCTGGGTGTTCTGCCGCGAGCTGATGCCTGTCTCCCGCGCGATCGACCGGGTCGGCGGCGTGCTCGGCGTCGTGGCGAGCTGGCTCGTCCTGCTCGCCTGCGTCGTCAGCGCCGGCAACGCCACAATCCGCTACCTGTTCTCCTACAGCTCGAATGCCTGGCTCGAACTGCAGTGGTACATGTTCGCCGGCATGGTGCTGCTCGGCTCGGCCTATACGCTGAAGGTCAACGAGCATGTCCGGGTCGACCTGTTCTACGGCATGGTCTCGGACCGTACCCGGCACTGGATCGACCTGCTCGGCGGCGCGGTCTTCCTGCTGCCGATGTGCATCGTGATGATCTGGTTCACCTGGCCGTGGTTCGTCCAGTCCTGGACCCTGAACGAGGCCTCGAACAATGCCGGCGGCCTGATCCGCTGGCCCGTCATCCTGCTCCTGCCGGTCGGCTTCGCCCTGATCCTGGCGCAGGGCCTCTCCGAGATGATCAAGCGTGCCGCGGCGCTGCGTGGCTTCCACCAGCACGAATACGCCTATGAGAAGCCGCTGCAATGA
- the kdpE gene encoding KDP operon transcriptional regulatory protein KdpE, with translation MTAETPSGPLVLVVDDDLAIRRFLRTGLQMHGFRVIEAETARQATELAVMRQPDLVVLDLGLPDSDGAIVLEALRSWSQAPVIVLSVRKSEPEKVRLLESGADDYIVKPFGMAELLARARVVLRRTVRQETAEPIVRVGSLQIDIARRLVSMDASAVILSPKQFALLRILAVHHGHVLTHRQLMRELWPQEPVEDVQYLRILMKKLRNRIEPDPAQPIYIVTELAVGYRLRTQEQLDAAGYAEAM, from the coding sequence ATGACCGCTGAGACGCCTTCGGGACCGCTCGTGCTCGTCGTCGACGACGATCTCGCCATCCGCCGCTTCCTGCGCACGGGGCTGCAGATGCACGGCTTCCGGGTGATCGAGGCTGAGACCGCGCGGCAGGCGACCGAGCTCGCCGTCATGCGCCAGCCCGATCTCGTGGTGCTCGATCTTGGCCTGCCCGATTCCGATGGCGCGATCGTGCTGGAGGCGCTGCGAAGCTGGTCGCAGGCGCCGGTGATCGTGCTCTCGGTGCGCAAGTCGGAGCCTGAGAAGGTCCGGCTGTTGGAGAGCGGCGCCGACGACTATATCGTCAAGCCGTTCGGCATGGCCGAACTCCTGGCCCGGGCGCGGGTCGTGCTGCGCCGCACGGTGCGGCAGGAGACGGCGGAGCCGATCGTGCGCGTCGGCTCGCTCCAGATCGACATCGCCCGCCGGCTGGTCAGCATGGACGCCAGCGCCGTCATACTTTCGCCGAAGCAATTCGCCCTGCTGCGGATTCTCGCGGTCCATCACGGGCATGTCTTGACGCATCGTCAGTTGATGCGCGAGCTCTGGCCGCAGGAACCCGTGGAGGATGTGCAGTACCTGCGTATCCTCATGAAGAAGCTGCGCAATCGGATCGAGCCCGATCCGGCGCAGCCGATCTACATCGTCACCGAGCTGGCCGTCGGATATCGCCTGCGCACGCAGGAGCAGCTCGACGCGGCCGGTTATGCCGAGGCTATGTGA